One part of the Coffea eugenioides isolate CCC68of chromosome 10, Ceug_1.0, whole genome shotgun sequence genome encodes these proteins:
- the LOC113748626 gene encoding high mobility group nucleosome-binding domain-containing protein 5 isoform X1, with protein sequence MAKEKQEEEEKANMEARILGSLQSRLQHFRDNASSLTLAGIRRILEEDLGFEKYALDVHKSFIKQFIEKNLNDDDDYETKNSDSHTEKEANSSVGEATKSPEKEDLARTSPSDEAEKEEDSPIMGVLTPKTEMVDSQGIEISESMLKNAIWERADYIRSQSEKLTLAGARRFLEDDLKLSKNALDPFKKIIREQIEKVFDANDVSTSAMSAKRKSSGNRQSKAAESTSSERKLGSIDDDDDDEQHKMKSSGKTVRRVEAKKLDREKKRKRPEKKIDVAVKNQSKLVKRHSEESSDADNEGDVSDDGESQSAKKSVKKKEASTPTFGKHVEHLKSVIKACGMSIAPTVYKKAKQVPDGKREAFLIKELEDILAKEGLSKNPSEKEIKEVRKRKERAKELEGIDLSNIITSSRRRSAMSFLPPPKPQKKEKGRDDAVSTDKDKDAVSDDNENEKQEQEKDGDNAVSTDKDEDGGNDDKKKEKQEREEDEEVDDEEGEEDGDDSQSEDFNGGDEDSD encoded by the exons ATGGCAAAGGAGAagcaggaggaggaggagaaagcGAACATGGAGGCTCGTATACTGGGCAGTCTTCAATCCCGCCTTCAGCATTTCAGAGACAACGCTTC TTCCTTAACTCTGGCGGGTATTCGGAGGATTTTAGAGGAAGACTTGGGGTTTGAGAAATATGCATTGGATGTGCATAAGAGTTTCATAAAGCAGTTCATTGAGAAG AATTtgaatgatgatgatgattatgAGACCAAGAATTCAGATAGCCACACAGAAAAAGAAGCCAATTCATCTGTAGGAGAAGCGACAAAATCTCCTGAAAAAGAAGACTTGGCTAGAACGAGCCCTAGTGATGAggcagaaaaggaagaagacTCCCCAATAATGGGAGTTTTGACACCCAAAACTGAGATGGTTGACTCTCAAGGCATTGAAATTAGTGAGAGCATGTTAAAGAACGCCATTTGGGAAAGAGCAGATTATATTAGATCACAGTCTGA GAAACTTACTTTGGCTGGAGCTCGCCGGTTTTTGGAGGACGATCTCAAGCTTAGTAAAAATGCTCTTGACCCATTCAAAAAGATTATACGTGAGCAAATAGAAAAG GTTTTTGATGCTAATGATGTTTCAACATCAGCAATGAGTGCTAAGAGGAAAAGTTCTGGAAATCGTCAGAGTAAAGCTGCAGAAAGCACTAGTAGTGAAAGAAAATTGGGCTCTATAGACGATGACGATGATGATGAACAGCATAAAATGAAATCAAGTGGAAAAACCGTTCGAAGAGTTGAAGCTAAAAAACTTGACAGGGAAAAGAAACGTAAAAGACCTGAGAAGAAAATTGATGTTGCTGTCAAAAATCAGAGTAAGCTAGTGAAAAGGCATTCAGAGGAAAGCAGCGATGCTGACAATGAAGGAGATGTGTCTGATGATGGTGAATCTCAATCTGCCAAAAAATCTGTAAAG AAGAAAGAAGCATCAACTCCTACATTTGGGAAACATGTTGAGCATCTAAAATCAGTAATTAAAGCTTGTGGAATGAG CATTGCACCTACAGTTTATAAGAAAGCAAAGCAGGTACCTGATGGCAAACGTGAGGCTTTCTTGATAAAGGAATTGGAGGACATTCTCGCAAAAGAAGGGCTATCAAAAAATCCTTCTGaaaaag AAATCAAAGAAGTcagaaagagaaaggaaagagcAAAAGAGCTCGAGGGTATTGATCTTAGCAATATTATTACTAGTTCGCGAAGAAGGTCAGCCATGAGCTTTTTGCCTCCTCctaaaccccaaaaaaaagaaaaaggtcgAGATGATGCTGTCAGTACTGATAAGGACAAGGATGCTGTAAGTGAtgacaatgaaaatgaaaagcaAGAACAAGAAAAAGATGGTGATAATGCTGTTAGCACTGATAAGGACGAGGATGGTGGAAATGatgacaagaaaaaagaaaagcaagaacGAGAAGAAGACGAAGAAGTTGAtgatgaagaaggagaagaagatgGAGATGACAGTCAAAGCGAAGATTTTAACGGAG GTGATGAGGACAGCGATTGA
- the LOC113748626 gene encoding high mobility group nucleosome-binding domain-containing protein 5 isoform X2 has protein sequence MAKEKQEEEEKANMEARILGSLQSRLQHFRDNASSLTLAGIRRILEEDLGFEKYALDVHKSFIKQFIEKNLNDDDDYETKNSDSHTEKEANSSVGEATKSPEKEDLARTSPSDEAEKEEDSPIMGVLTPKTEMVDSQGIEISESMLKNAIWERADYIRSQSEKLTLAGARRFLEDDLKLSKNALDPFKKIIREQIEKVFDANDVSTSAMSAKRKSSGNRQSKAAESTSSERKLGSIDDDDDDEQHKMKSSGKTVRRVEAKKLDREKKRKRPEKKIDVAVKNQSKLVKRHSEESSDADNEGDVSDDGESQSAKKSVKKEASTPTFGKHVEHLKSVIKACGMSIAPTVYKKAKQVPDGKREAFLIKELEDILAKEGLSKNPSEKEIKEVRKRKERAKELEGIDLSNIITSSRRRSAMSFLPPPKPQKKEKGRDDAVSTDKDKDAVSDDNENEKQEQEKDGDNAVSTDKDEDGGNDDKKKEKQEREEDEEVDDEEGEEDGDDSQSEDFNGGDEDSD, from the exons ATGGCAAAGGAGAagcaggaggaggaggagaaagcGAACATGGAGGCTCGTATACTGGGCAGTCTTCAATCCCGCCTTCAGCATTTCAGAGACAACGCTTC TTCCTTAACTCTGGCGGGTATTCGGAGGATTTTAGAGGAAGACTTGGGGTTTGAGAAATATGCATTGGATGTGCATAAGAGTTTCATAAAGCAGTTCATTGAGAAG AATTtgaatgatgatgatgattatgAGACCAAGAATTCAGATAGCCACACAGAAAAAGAAGCCAATTCATCTGTAGGAGAAGCGACAAAATCTCCTGAAAAAGAAGACTTGGCTAGAACGAGCCCTAGTGATGAggcagaaaaggaagaagacTCCCCAATAATGGGAGTTTTGACACCCAAAACTGAGATGGTTGACTCTCAAGGCATTGAAATTAGTGAGAGCATGTTAAAGAACGCCATTTGGGAAAGAGCAGATTATATTAGATCACAGTCTGA GAAACTTACTTTGGCTGGAGCTCGCCGGTTTTTGGAGGACGATCTCAAGCTTAGTAAAAATGCTCTTGACCCATTCAAAAAGATTATACGTGAGCAAATAGAAAAG GTTTTTGATGCTAATGATGTTTCAACATCAGCAATGAGTGCTAAGAGGAAAAGTTCTGGAAATCGTCAGAGTAAAGCTGCAGAAAGCACTAGTAGTGAAAGAAAATTGGGCTCTATAGACGATGACGATGATGATGAACAGCATAAAATGAAATCAAGTGGAAAAACCGTTCGAAGAGTTGAAGCTAAAAAACTTGACAGGGAAAAGAAACGTAAAAGACCTGAGAAGAAAATTGATGTTGCTGTCAAAAATCAGAGTAAGCTAGTGAAAAGGCATTCAGAGGAAAGCAGCGATGCTGACAATGAAGGAGATGTGTCTGATGATGGTGAATCTCAATCTGCCAAAAAATCTGTAAAG AAAGAAGCATCAACTCCTACATTTGGGAAACATGTTGAGCATCTAAAATCAGTAATTAAAGCTTGTGGAATGAG CATTGCACCTACAGTTTATAAGAAAGCAAAGCAGGTACCTGATGGCAAACGTGAGGCTTTCTTGATAAAGGAATTGGAGGACATTCTCGCAAAAGAAGGGCTATCAAAAAATCCTTCTGaaaaag AAATCAAAGAAGTcagaaagagaaaggaaagagcAAAAGAGCTCGAGGGTATTGATCTTAGCAATATTATTACTAGTTCGCGAAGAAGGTCAGCCATGAGCTTTTTGCCTCCTCctaaaccccaaaaaaaagaaaaaggtcgAGATGATGCTGTCAGTACTGATAAGGACAAGGATGCTGTAAGTGAtgacaatgaaaatgaaaagcaAGAACAAGAAAAAGATGGTGATAATGCTGTTAGCACTGATAAGGACGAGGATGGTGGAAATGatgacaagaaaaaagaaaagcaagaacGAGAAGAAGACGAAGAAGTTGAtgatgaagaaggagaagaagatgGAGATGACAGTCAAAGCGAAGATTTTAACGGAG GTGATGAGGACAGCGATTGA